A portion of the Drosophila innubila isolate TH190305 chromosome 3L unlocalized genomic scaffold, UK_Dinn_1.0 0_D_3L, whole genome shotgun sequence genome contains these proteins:
- the LOC117787797 gene encoding serine protease 1-like yields MKLFITILALAVSAASAGPSSGIAYPKDLPKSDKIEGRITNGYPAYEGKAPYTVGLGFSGNGGGWWCGGSIIGHNWVLTAEHCSGSAESVTVYFGATWRTNAQFTHWVGRNDMINHHDSDIALIRIPHVDFWHLVNKVELPSYNDRYNDYNEWWAVACGWGGTYDGSPLPDWMQCVDLQIIHNSECQRYYGTGLIQDKILCVRVNDGKSTCQGDSGGPLVTHDGNKLVGVTNFVPAAGCQSGGPSGFARVTYHLDWIRDHTGIAYY; encoded by the coding sequence ATGAAACTATTCATAACAATTCTGGCTTTGGCAGTCAGCGCTGCCTCAGCAGGTCCCTCGTCAGGCATTGCCTATCCCAAGGATCTGCCGAAATCCGATAAGATCGAGGGTCGCATCACCAACGGTTATCCCGCTTACGAGGGCAAAGCACCCTATACCGTTGGCTTGGGCTTCAGCGGCAACGGTGGTGGCTGGTGGTGCGGTGGTTCCATCATTGGACACAACTGGGTCCTCACTGCCGAGCACTGCTCCGGCAGCGCTGAATCTGTGACCGTCTACTTCGGCGCCACCTGGCGCACCAATGCCCAGTTCACTCACTGGGTTGGACGCAATGACATGATCAACCACCACGATTCGGATATCGCCTTGATCCGTATTCCTCACGTGGACTTCTGGCACCTGGTCAACAAGGTGGAGCTGCCCAGCTACAACGATCGCTATAACGACTACAACGAGTGGTGGGCTGTTGCCTGTGGATGGGGAGGCACCTACGATGGTTCCCCTCTGCCCGACTGGATGCAGTGCGTCGACTTGCAGATCATTCATAATTCCGAGTGCCAGCGTTACTACGGTACTGGTCTTATCCAAGACAAAATCCTCTGTGTGCGCGTTAACGATGGCAAATCCACCTGCCAGGGTGACTCTGGCGGTCCATTGGTTACACATGACGGCAATAAACTGGTTGGTGTTACCAACTTTGTACCTGCAGCAGGCTGCCAATCTGGTGGTCCATCTGGCTTTGCGCGTGTCACCTATCATTTGGACTGGATTCGCGATCACACTGGCATTGCTTACTACTAA
- the LOC117789227 gene encoding brachyurin-like: MKFACATVLLLAAVIGANADVDWKSVKSMDIEVKVPTIRRFGIPDGRITNGKHAEPGQFPYQAGLLLYVNGGAAWCGGSLISDRWIVTAAHCTDSLTTGVDVYLGAWNRADKEEKGQQIIFVERDNVIVHENWEPTTLRNDISLIKLPVPIELNERIQPVKLPAKSSNPNTYAGQQAVASGWGKTSDAATAVTDILEFIGVPVMNNPGCAPWFGGSEIITDSHVCIKTTGGTSTCNGDSGGPLVSAETGELIGATSFGIALGCEKGWPGVFTRITSFLDWIEEHSGVTNKGY, translated from the exons atgaaattcgCTTGTGCAACGGTACTCCTGTTGGCCGCCGTGATCGGCGCCAACGCCGACGTGGACTGGAAGTCCGTCAAGTCTATGGACATTGAGGTTAAAGTGCCCACGATTCGTCGCTTTGGTATTCCCGATGGTCGCATTACCAATGGTAAACATGCTGAGCCCGGTCAGTTCCCATACCAGGCGGGTCTATTGCTCTACGTTAACGGTGGTGCTGCCTGGTGCGGTGGCTCCTTGATCAGCGATCGTTGGATTGTTACCGCCGCTCACTGCACTGACTCTCTGACCACCGGTGTGGATGTCTATTTGGGTGCCTGGAATCGCGCAGACAAAGAGGAGAAGGGACAACAGATCATTTTTGTTGAGAGAGATAACGTGATTGTCCACGAGAATTGGGAGCCAACAACCCTGCGCAATGATATCTCACTGATCAAACTGCCCGTTCCCATTGAGCTCAACGAGCGCATTCAGCCCGTCAAGCTTCCCGCCAAGTCAAGCAACCCCAACACATATGCCGGTCAGCAGGCTGTTGCTTCCGGCTGGGGCAAGACCAGCGACG CCGCCACCGCTGTTACCGACATTCTGGAGTTCATTGGAGTGCCCGTCATGAACAATCCGGGCTGCGCTCCCTGGTTCGGAGGTTCGGAGATTATTACGGATAGCCACGTCTGTATCAAGACCACCGGCGGCACATCGACTTGCAACGGCGACTCTGGCGGTCCATTGGTGTCAGCAGAGACCGGGGAATTGATTGGTGCCACATCCTTTGGCATTGCTCTTGGCTGCGAGAAGGGCTGGCCAGGTGTATTCACCCGCATCACCTCCTTCCTGGACTGGATCGAGGAACACAGTGGTGTGACCAACAAGGGTTACTAA
- the LOC117787795 gene encoding serine protease 1-like produces the protein MKIFVVLTLAIASVSAGVVPQDAASIEGRITNGHNADEYQFPYQVGLGFSSPKGDWWCGGSIIARQWVLTAAHCTRDAHSVIAYFGATKRSHAKLTYTVSRDEFIEHEGYNPRTLANDISMIYLPFELPYNRYINNVKLPEISSSYSTYDGQKAIASGWGTTSNKDSDLPETLQYQTFNIVNEEVCRKTYGSIVANKNVICTDTPHKSSTCKGDSGGPLVLVSKKQLVGIASFVSTKGCESGEPAGFTRVTSYLEWIRSVSDVYY, from the exons ATGAAAATATTCGTAGTTCTGACTCTGGCTATTGCCTCCGTCTCCGCTGGCGTCGTGCCACAGGATGCAGCCTCTATTGAGGGTCGCATCACCAACGGCCATAACGCTGACGAGTATCAGTTCCCCTACCAGGTGGGACTTGGTTTCTCCAGCCCAAAGGGCGACTGGTGGTGCGGTGGCTCAATCATTGCCAGACAGTGGGTGTTGACTGCTGCTCACTGCACCAGAGA TGCCCACTCGGTGATCGCCTACTTTGGTGCCACCAAGCGATCCCACGCCAAACTCACCTATACAGTTAGCCGCGATGAGTTTATAGAGCACGAGGGCTACAATCCCAGAACACTAGCTAACGACATCTCTATGATCTATTTACCATTCGAGCTACCATACAACCGATACATCAATAACGTTAAGTTGCCGGAAATTTCCAGCAGCTACTCCACCTACGATGGGCAGAAGGCTATCGCCTCCGGCTGGGGCACCACCTCCAATAAAGATAGCGATCTTCCCGAAACTCTGCAATACCAGACCTTCAATATTGTCAACGAAGAAGTCTGCCGTAAGACCTATGGCTCTATTGTCGCCAACAAAAATGTCATCTGCACCGATACACCCCACAAGAGTTCCACCTGCAAGGGTGACTCTGGTGGCCCATTGGTCCTGGTCAGCAAGAAACAACTGGTTGGGATTGCCTCATTCGTTTCCACCAAAGGTTGTGAGTCTGGTGAGCCAGCTGGCTTCACCCGTGTTACCAGCTACTTGGAATGGATCAGAAGCGTCTCAGACGTTTACTACTAA
- the LOC117787141 gene encoding brachyurin translates to MRATPQFAAAALDWQQVKPMYLVSMYPGPFGMALSQTTTTSLSAELDAEMSATNDDSRISSDSSSREDNIQTADEREPLVLNLETTPLLDSMLPEGAMAMDRIFGGDVGNPHCFPYQVGMLLQRPKGLYWCGGSLISEQHVLTAAHCVDMAKRALVFLGANEIKNAKESGQVRLMVPSSNFHIYPTWNPKRLKDDIAIIRLPHAVSFNERIHPIQLPKRHYEYRSFKNKLGIASGWGRYATGVHAISNVLRYVQLQIVDDRTCKRNFPLSFRGTNICTSGRNAKSTCNGDSGGPLVLQRRHSKKRVLVGITSFGSIYGCDRGYPAAFTKVASYLDWISDETGVHSHQDTTEAIFFDQYIKNYGKERHNRKLRPEQNFDDDLPDELDVHHPRLQSDESEDASEAVSRRPHSKPKSENNYYFL, encoded by the exons ATGCGCGCGACGCCACAGTT CGCTGCTGCGGCGCTGGACTGGCAACAGGTTAAGCCAATGTATTTAGTGTCCATGTATCCGGGCCCGTTTGGCATGGCCTTGTCGCAGACGACAACCACTTCACTGTCCGCCGAACTGGACGCGGAAATGAGCGCTACCAATGACGACAGTCGCatcagcagcgacagcagcagcagggaAGACAACATTCAAACCGCTGATGAACGAGAGCCATTGGTGTTGAATCTGGAGACGACGCCGCTGCTGGATAGCATGCTGCCCGAAGGGGCTATGGCTATGGATCGCATCTTTGGCGGAGATGTGGGCAATCCGCACTGTTTTCCCTACCAGGTGGGCATGCTGCTGCAGCGTCCCAAAGGTCTCTACTGGTGCGGCGGATCCCTAATCTCCGAACAACATGTGCTAACCGCAGCACATTGCGTGGATAT GGCCAAACGCGCCTTGGTCTTTCTGGGCGCCAATGAGATCAAGAACGCCAAGGAGTCCGGTCAGGTGCGTCTTATGGTGCCCAGCAgcaattttcacatttatcCCACATGGAATCCCAAGCGTCTGAAAGATGACATTGCAATAATACGCCTGCCACACGCGGTTAGCTTCAACG AGCGCATACATCCCATACAGCTGCCAAAGCGACATTATGAGTATCGCAGCTTTAAGAACAAGCTGGGCATTGCCTCCGGTTGGGGTCGCTATGCCACAGGAGTGCATGCCATCAGTAATGTGCTACGCTACGTGCAACTGCAGATCGTCGATGATCGAACTTGTAAGCGCAACTTTCCGCTGTCCTTTCGTGGCACGAACATTTGCACAAGTGGCCGCAATGCAAAGTCCACCTGCAATGGTGACTCGGGTGGACCGTTGGTGTTGCAACGGCGTCACTCGAAGAAACGGGTGCTGGTGGGGATTACCTCGTTTGGCAGCATATACGGCTGTGATCGCGGCTATCCAGCGGCCTTTACCAAGGTGGCCTCGTATCTGGATTGGATTAGCGATGAAACGGGCGTCCACTCACATCAGGACACCACGGAGGCCATTTTCTTTGATCAATACATCAAGAACTATGGCAAGGAGCGACACAATCGCAAGCTGCGACCCGAGCAGAACTTTGACGATGATCTGCCCGATGAACTGGACGTGCATCATCCGCGACTCCAATCTGATGAGAGTGAGGATGCATCCGAAGCAGTCAGTCGACGGCCTCATTCAAAACCCAAGTccgaaaataattattatttcttgtaG
- the LOC117786401 gene encoding serine protease 1-like isoform X1, with product MKVFIVLALAIASVSAGVMPQDVPMHPRDMPAKPSIEGRITNGYNALEGQFPYQVGLSFSSSSGGWWCGGSIISNQWVLTAAHCTSGAQSVTAYFGAVMRTNAKLTYTVSSANFRQHASYNPSTLANDISLIQTPAVGFTYYINKVALPALANSYSTYAGQRAIASGWGKTSDAAAGVTNYLQYQTYDIISVDQCQRTYGSAVASKNVLCIATPNKSSTCQGDSGGPLVLVSNGVLVGVTSYVSSAGCQSGAPSGFTRVTSYLDWIRSYTGIYYA from the exons ATGAAAGTGTTCATTGTTCTGGCTCTAGCTATTGCCTCCGTCTCCGCTGGCGTCATGCCACAGGATGTCCCAATGCATCCTCGTGACATGCCCGCAAAGCCCTCAATCGAGGGTCGCATCACCAACGGCTACAACGCCCTGGAGGGTCAGTTCCCATATCAGGTGGGACTAAGCTTCTCCAGCTCCAGCGGTGGCTGGTGGTGCGGTGGCTCCATCATTTCCAACCAGTGGGTGCTGACTGCTGCTCACTGCACCTCCGG TGCCCAATCTGTGACCGCCTACTTCGGTGCCGTCATGCGCACCAACGCGAAGCTCACTTACACTGTTAGCAGCGCCAACTTTAGACAGCACGCCAGCTACAACCCGAGCACACTTGCCAACGACATCTCTCTGATCCAAACACCTGCTGTGGGCTTCACCTACTACATCAACAAGGTCGCTTTGCCAGCTTTGGCGAACAGCTACTCCACCTATGCCGGCCAGAGAGCTATCGCCTCCGGCTGGGGAAAGACCTCCGATGCAGCAGCCGGTGTTACCAACTACCTGCAGTATCAGACCTACGATATTATATCCGTCGATCAATGCCAACGCACTTACGGCAGTGCAGTTGCCAGCAAGAATGTTCTTTGCATTGCCACCCCCAACAAGAGTTCCACTTGCCAGGGCGACTCTGGTGGCCCATTGGTGTTGGTCAGCAACGGAGTTCTGGTTGGTGTTACCTCATATGTGTCTAGCGCTGGTTGCCAGTCTGGTGCTCCATCTGGCTTCACACGTGTGACTAGCTACTTGGATTGGATCAGGAGCTACACTGGCATTTACTATGCATAA
- the LOC117787794 gene encoding protein tantalus — protein MENIVHNFAKISFQPKEVVLTENRSAPIFPPANNFGCNFKPRAGIMDEVWESEIGDTDQSDEIDSQLSRSEDNDESDSSSHRYGHRGGVSRRRMPARVSKDNFNRVCSTIMKTSKKKRRETLHTNEQTLKSIEKIYTSKRMKKFTPANLETIFEEPSDENAADVEDDSEECAITSQVKMVKFGSRKLRRAISFNDGLNKNKNLIKKRRLKVKKTFGKRFVLKKISMTEFHDRLNKSLDSAMFEDEDAPSGSTDSNLQTERATVTTFMDDMQLPPLSSQSTAFE, from the exons ATGGAAAACATTGTTCACAATTTCGCGAAAATAAGTTTTCAACCAAAGGAGGTTGTTTTGACCGAAAATCG TTCTGCACCGATTTTTCCACCGGCCAACAACTTTGGCTGTAATTTCAAGCCTAGGGCTGGCATAATGGACGAAGTGTGGGAATCGGAAATTGGAGATACCGACCAGTCGGATGAGATAGATTCCCAGCTAAGCCGGAGCGAGGACAACGATGAAAGCGATAGCAGTAGTCACCGCTATGGTCATCGCGGTGGCGTCTCGCGTCGTCGCATGCCCGCTCGTGTGTCCAAGGACAACTTCAATCGCGTCTGCAGCACCATCATGAAGACCAGCAAAAAGAAGCGCAGGGAAACGCTGCACACCAATGAACAGACTCTCAAGAGCATCGAGAAAATCTACACCAGCAAGCGCATGAAGAAGTTCACGCCCGCCAATCTCGAAACGATATTCGAGGAGCCCAGCGATGAGAACGCCGCCGATGTCGAAGATGACAGCGAGGAGTGTGCCATCACTAGCCAGGTCAAGATGGTAAAGTTTGGTTCCCGCAAGCTGCGTCGTGCCATCTCATTCAACGATGGcctcaacaaaaacaagaatcTGATCAAGAAGCGACGTTTGAAGGTGAAGAAAACCTTTGGCAAGCGCTTTGTACTCAAAAAGATCTCAATGACTGAGTTCCATGACCGTCTCAACAAAAGTCTCGACAGCGCCATGTTCGAGGATGAGGATGCACCCAGCGGTAGCACGGACTCCAATCtgcagacagagagagcaaCTGTCACCACATTCATGGACGACATGCAACTGCCACCGCTGTCGTCACAGTCAACAGCTTTCGAATAG
- the LOC117789228 gene encoding brachyurin, which translates to MKFASATVLLLAAVIGANAHVDWSSVKSMDIEVEVPMLRRYGIPDGRITKGKLAEPGQFPYQVGLMLYVDGGAAWCGGSLISDRWVVTAAHCTDSLTTGVDVYLGAWNRLNKAEEGQQIVFVETKNVIVHENWEPTTLSNDISLIKLPVPIEFNERIQPIKLPAKTSKANTYAGQQGIASGWGRTSDSAAGATDILQFIEVPIMNNSGCSPWFGGVIGDAQICIKTTGGTSICNGDSGGPLVSAETKELIGATSFGIALGCEKGWPGVFTRISSYLDWIEKHSGVTNKGF; encoded by the exons atgaaattcgCTTCTGCAACGGTACTCTTGTTGGCCGCCGTGATCGGCGCCAACGCCCACGTGGACTGGAGTTCAGTTAAGTCTATGGACATCGAGGTAGAAGTGCCTATGCTTCGTCGCTATGGTATTCCCGATGGTCGCATTACCAAGGGCAAACTAGCTGAGCCCGGTCAGTTCCCGTACCAGGTGGGTCTAATGCTCTACGTTGACGGAGGTGCTGCCTGGTGCGGTGGCTCCTTGATTAGTGATCGTTGGGTCGTTACCGCCGCTCACTGCACTGACTCTCTAACCACCGGTGTGGATGTCTATTTGGGTGCCTGGAATCGCTTAAACAAGGCGGAGGAAGGACAACAGATCGTTTTTGTTGAGACCAAAAATGTGATTGTCCACGAGAACTGGGAGCCAACAACCCTCAGCAATGACATCTCACTGATCAAACTGCCCGTTCCGATTGAATTCAATGAGCGCATTCAGCCCATCAAGCTTCCCGCCAAGACAAGCAAGGCCAACACATACGCCGGTCAACAGGGAATTGCTTCCGGATGGGGCAGGACCAGCGACT CCGCTGCCGGTGCTACCGACATTCTTCAGTTCATCGAAGTGCCCATCATGAACAATTCGGGCTGCTCTCCCTGGTTCGGAGGTGTCATTGGAGATGCCCAAATCTGCATCAAGACCACTGGAGGCACATCTATTTGCAACGGCGACTCTGGCGGTCCATTGGTGTCAGCAGAGACCAAGGAATTGATTGGTGCCACATCCTTTGGCATTGCTCTTGGCTGCGAGAAGGGCTGGCCAGGTGTATTCACCCGCATCAGCTCCTACCTGGACTGGATCGAGAAGCACAGTGGTGTGACCAACAAGGGTTTCTAA
- the LOC117787798 gene encoding serine protease 1-like translates to MKVFITILALAIASASGAAVPSDSEKVEQPVNLKDITGRITNGYPAYEGKAPYTVGLGFSGGWWCGGSIIGHNWVLTAEHCTGNADSVTVYFGATWRTNAQYTHRVGRNDFINHHNADIALIRIPHVDFWHMVNKVDLPSYNDRYNDYNGWWAVACGWGGTYDGSPLPDWLQCVDLQVMHNSECRQTYGGHIQDNILCVKTPNGKSTCGGDSGGPLVSHDGNKLIGVTNFGTTSCTSGAPAGFQRVTYHLDWIRDHTGIAYY, encoded by the coding sequence ATGAAGGTGTTTATAACAATCTTAGCTTTGGCCATTGCCTCCGCTTCTGGCGCTGCGGTTCCCTCCGACTCTGAGAAAGTGGAGCAACCCGTCAACCTAAAGGACATTACTGGCCGCATTACCAACGGCTACCCAGCCTACGAGGGTAAGGCTCCTTACACGGTCGGCCTCGGCTTCAGCGGTGGCTGGTGGTGCGGTGGTTCCATCATTGGACACAACTGGGTCCTCACTGCCGAGCACTGCACTGGAAACGCCGATTCCGTCACTGTCTACTTCGGTGCCACCTGGCGCACCAATGCCCAGTACACCCACCGGGTTGGACGCAATGACTTCATTAACCATCACAATGCTGACATCGCCTTGATCCGCATTCCCCATGTGGACTTCTGGCACATGGTCAACAAGGTGGATCTGCCCAGCTACAACGATCGCTACAACGACTACAACGGATGGTGGGCTGTTGCCTGTGGCTGGGGAGGCACCTACGATGGTTCCCCTCTGCCCGACTGGCTGCAGTGCGTCGACCTGCAGGTCATGCACAACTCTGAGTGCAGACAGACATATGGTGGTCATATCCAGGACAACATTCTTTGTGTGAAAACTCCCAATGGCAAGTCCACCTGCGGTGGTGACTCTGGTGGTCCCTTGGTCTCCCACGATGGCAACAAACTGATCGGTGTTACCAACTTTGGAACTACCTCCTGCACATCTGGCGCTCCAGCTGGCTTCCAGCGTGTCACCTACCACTTGGACTGGATTCGTGACCACACTGGCATTGCTTACTACTAa
- the LOC117787796 gene encoding serine protease 1-like has protein sequence MKAFVVFALAIAAVSAEVVEQVYPKDLPKSDKIEGRITNGYPAYEGKAPYTVGLAFNGWWCGGSIIGHTWVLTAAHCTNGASSVTIYYGATWRTSAQFTHTVGSGNFIQNRNWPNQNGNDIALIRTPHVDFWHMVNKVDLPSFNDRYNMYDGWWAVACGWGGTYDGSPLPDWLQCVDLQIISNSKCSQTYGHQPDGILCVATPNGKSTCQGDSGGPLVLHDHNKLVGVTSWVSGAGCQSGHPSGFTRVTAHLDWIRDNSGIAYY, from the coding sequence ATGAAGGCATTCGTAGTATTCGCATTGGCCATCGCTGCCGTCTCTGCGGAGGTAGTCGAGCAGGTCTACCCCAAGGATCTGCCAAAGTCCGATAAGATCGAGGGACGCATTACCAATGGCTATCCAGCCTACGAGGGCAAGGCTCCCTACACCGTTGGCCTGGCTTTCAATGGTTGGTGGTGCGGTGGCTCCATCATTGGACACACTTGGGTGTTGACTGCTGCTCACTGCACCAACGGTGCCAGCTCTGTGACCATCTACTACGGTGCCACCTGGCGTACCAGTGCCCAGTTCACCCACACTGTGGGAAGTGGCAACTTCATCCAGAACCGCAACTGGCCCAACCAAAATGGCAACGATATCGCCCTGATCCGCACTCCCCATGTCGATTTCTGGCACATGGTCAACAAGGTGGATCTGCCCAGCTTCAATGATCGTTACAACATGTACGATGGCTGGTGGGCTGTTGCCTGTGGATGGGGAGGCACCTACGATGGCTCCCCTCTGCCCGACTGGCTGCAGTGCGTCGACCTGCAGATCATCAGCAATAGCAAGTGCTCCCAGACCTATGGACACCAACCCGATGGTATTCTCTGCGTGGCCACTCCCAACGGCAAGTCCACCTGCCAGGGTGACTCTGGTGGCCCATTGGTTCTCCACGACCACAACAAATTGGTTGGTGTTACTTCCTGGGTTTCTGGCGCTGGATGTCAATCTGGACACCCCTCTGGCTTCACCCGTGTCACCGCTCACCTGGACTGGATCCGTGACAACTCTGGTATTGCTTACTACTAA
- the LOC117787799 gene encoding serine protease 1-like translates to MKVFITLLALAVASASAFEEVVHNKDITKVSKIEGRITNGYPAYEGKAPYTVGLGFSGGWWCGGSIIGHNWVLTAEHCTGNADSVTVYFGATWRTNAQYTHRVGRNDFINHHNADIALIRIPHVDFWHMVNKVDLPSYNDRYNDYNGWWAVACGWGGTYDGSPLPDWLQCVDLQVMHNSECSQTYGGLIQENIICVRTPDGKSTCGGDSGGPLVTHDGNKLIGVTNWVSAAGCQSGHPSGFQRVTYHLDWIRDHTGIAYY, encoded by the coding sequence ATGAAAGTGTTCATAACATTATTGGCGTTGGCTGTTGCCTCTGCCTCGGCTTTCGAGGAAGTTGTCCACAACAAGGACATCACCAAGGTCAGCAAAATCGAAGGTCGCATTACCAACGGCTACCCAGCCTACGAGGGTAAGGCTCCTTACACGGTCGGCCTCGGCTTCAGCGGTGGCTGGTGGTGCGGTGGTTCCATCATTGGACACAACTGGGTCCTCACTGCCGAGCACTGCACTGGAAACGCCGATTCCGTCACTGTCTACTTCGGTGCCACCTGGCGCACCAATGCCCAGTACACCCACCGGGTTGGACGCAATGACTTCATTAACCATCACAATGCTGACATCGCCTTGATCCGCATTCCCCATGTGGACTTCTGGCACATGGTCAACAAGGTGGATCTGCCCAGCTACAACGATCGCTACAACGACTACAACGGATGGTGGGCTGTTGCCTGTGGCTGGGGAGGCACCTACGATGGTTCCCCTCTGCCCGACTGGCTGCAGTGCGTCGACCTGCAGGTCATGCACAACTCTGAGTGCAGTCAGACATATGGTGGTCTGATCCAGGAAAACATCATCTGTGTGAGGACTCCCGATGGCAAGTCCACCTGCGGTGGTGACTCTGGTGGCCCTCTGGTTACCCACGATGGCAACAAACTGATCGGTGTTACCAACTGGGTATCTGCTGCCGGTTGCCAATCTGGTCATCCATCTGGCTTCCAGCGAGTGACCTACCACTTGGACTGGATCCGTGACCACACTGGCATTGCTTACTACTAA
- the LOC117786401 gene encoding serine protease 1-like isoform X2 codes for MRTNAKLTYTVSSANFRQHASYNPSTLANDISLIQTPAVGFTYYINKVALPALANSYSTYAGQRAIASGWGKTSDAAAGVTNYLQYQTYDIISVDQCQRTYGSAVASKNVLCIATPNKSSTCQGDSGGPLVLVSNGVLVGVTSYVSSAGCQSGAPSGFTRVTSYLDWIRSYTGIYYA; via the coding sequence ATGCGCACCAACGCGAAGCTCACTTACACTGTTAGCAGCGCCAACTTTAGACAGCACGCCAGCTACAACCCGAGCACACTTGCCAACGACATCTCTCTGATCCAAACACCTGCTGTGGGCTTCACCTACTACATCAACAAGGTCGCTTTGCCAGCTTTGGCGAACAGCTACTCCACCTATGCCGGCCAGAGAGCTATCGCCTCCGGCTGGGGAAAGACCTCCGATGCAGCAGCCGGTGTTACCAACTACCTGCAGTATCAGACCTACGATATTATATCCGTCGATCAATGCCAACGCACTTACGGCAGTGCAGTTGCCAGCAAGAATGTTCTTTGCATTGCCACCCCCAACAAGAGTTCCACTTGCCAGGGCGACTCTGGTGGCCCATTGGTGTTGGTCAGCAACGGAGTTCTGGTTGGTGTTACCTCATATGTGTCTAGCGCTGGTTGCCAGTCTGGTGCTCCATCTGGCTTCACACGTGTGACTAGCTACTTGGATTGGATCAGGAGCTACACTGGCATTTACTATGCATAA
- the LOC117786403 gene encoding serine protease 1-like has protein sequence MKVFVVLALAIASVSAGVLPQGAPMHPRDMPAVAATIEGRITNGKTAAPGQFPYQVGLSFGSSSGSWWCGGSIIATRWVLTAAHCTDGASDVTITYGATVRNIAKLTHKVPSSKFIQHASYNSAILRNDISLIETPAVSFTADINKVKLPVMADSYSTYDGQEAIASGWGKISDSATGVASTLQYDIFKIVSVSTCQSTYGSLIASSRVICIATPNKISTCNGDSGGPLVLVSNKELVGVTSFVSSAGCESGAPAGFTRVTSYLDWIRDITGV, from the exons ATGAAAGTGTTCGTAGTTCTGGCTCTGGCTATTGCCTCCGTCTCCGCTGGCGTCCTGCCCCAGGGTGCCCCAATGCATCCTCGTGACATGCCCGCTGTGGCTGCCACGATTGAGGGTCGCATCACCAACGGAAAGACTGCCGCTCCTGGTCAGTTCCCCTACCAGGTGGGACTTAGCTTCGGTAGCTCCAGCGGCAGCTGGTGGTGCGGTGGCTCCATCATTGCCACTAGGTGGGTGCTGACAGCTGCTCACTGCACCGACGG TGCCTCCGATGTGACAATTACCTATGGCGCCACTGTGCGCAACATTGCCAAGCTCACCCACAAAGTGCCCAGCTCCAAATTTATTCAGCACGCCAGCTACAACTCTGCCATACTGAGAAACGATATCTCCTTGATCGAAACTCCCGCTGTCAGCTTCACCGCGGACATCAACAAAGTCAAGTTGCCCGTTATGGCCGACAGCTACTCCACCTATGACGGCCAAGAAGCTATCGCCTCCGGCTGGGGCAAGATCTCCGACTCAGCTACCGGTGTTGCCAGCACTCTGCAGTAcgacattttcaaaattgtgtCCGTCAGCACTTGCCAAAGCACCTACGGATCACTGATCGCATCCTCAAGGGTCATCTGCATTGCCACCCCCAACAAGATCTCCACCTGCAATGGCGACTCTGGTGGCCCATTGGTCCTGGTCAGCAACAAAGAACTGGTTGGTGTTACCTCATTCGTGTCCAGCGCTGGTTGCGAGTCTGGTGCCCCAGCTGGCTTCACCCGTGTGACCAGCTACTTGGATTGGATCAGGGACATCACAGGCGTTTAA